One Obesumbacterium proteus DNA window includes the following coding sequences:
- a CDS encoding glycosyltransferase has protein sequence MKMLEYIQPYFYKKNANAIVCETEDAKERISTLLKTKNISFFTVKNTVSSIFSNKGTFDYSVSNKITYQKSDILLLTISHDYPHKNLQVISALLDLLPNIYKFVLTVDSSFLNRIREDMRHRIIPLGSVMNNQCPPLYERCDAMFLPTFLECFSASYPEAFYCGKPVITSDRGFAHTVCGDAAAYFDPLDPNSIASAIRRVFADGKYKDTLVNNGKIRLDLLPSSRDRAIEYIEILRSL, from the coding sequence ATGAAGATGCTAGAATATATTCAGCCTTATTTTTACAAAAAAAATGCTAACGCGATCGTTTGCGAAACTGAGGATGCAAAAGAACGAATATCTACTTTGTTAAAAACTAAGAATATTTCATTTTTTACGGTAAAAAATACAGTATCTAGTATCTTCTCAAATAAAGGAACATTTGATTATAGTGTTTCTAACAAGATAACCTATCAAAAAAGTGATATTCTGCTACTTACTATATCGCATGATTACCCACATAAAAATCTACAAGTAATATCTGCGCTACTTGATCTATTGCCGAATATTTATAAATTTGTTCTAACTGTGGATTCTTCATTTTTGAACAGAATTCGAGAAGATATGCGGCATAGAATCATTCCCCTTGGATCTGTCATGAATAATCAATGTCCACCTTTATATGAGCGGTGTGATGCTATGTTTTTACCTACATTTCTGGAATGTTTCAGCGCCTCATATCCTGAAGCTTTCTATTGTGGTAAGCCTGTGATTACTTCAGATAGAGGTTTTGCGCATACAGTATGTGGTGATGCTGCAGCGTATTTTGATCCTTTAGATCCAAATTCAATTGCAAGTGCAATTCGCAGGGTTTTTGCTGACGGAAAGTATAAAGATACCTTAGTTAATAATGGGAAAATTCGGCTAGACTTGCTACCAAGTTCACGTGATAGAGCCATAGAATACATAGAAATATTGCGTTCATTATGA